Proteins from one Monodelphis domestica isolate mMonDom1 chromosome 6, mMonDom1.pri, whole genome shotgun sequence genomic window:
- the LOC100023249 gene encoding olfactory receptor 8K3-like: MEEMDKWNETKWTRVTEFILRGITDLPELQIPLFILFLIIYTVTALGNLGLIILTKIDSHLKTPMYFFLRNLAFIDLGYSTAIGPKMLGNFVMERNTISYAGCATQLVVFITLIISELFMLSVMAYDRYVAICNPLLYMVIMSDRLCCLLVAIPYLYSTSVALVITIKIFNSSSWKSNVISHFYCDCLPLLSILWNDAKDGELIILSLSAFNLNSSLLAILLSYALILVAILRMNSAEGRHKAFSTCGSHLTVVVVFYSTLTFMYLQPKSSHSFDTDKMASVFYTLVIPMLNPLIYSLRNKEVKGALKKALENRFKCVL, encoded by the coding sequence ATGGAAGAAATGGATAAGTGGAATGAAACTAAATGGACTCGAGTAACTGAATTCATTCTCAGGGGCATCACAGATCTTCCTGAACTGCAGATTCCCCTCTTTATTTTGTTCCTCATCATCTACACAGTCACAGCTCTGGGTAATCTGGGCCTGATTATCTTGACCAAGATTGATTCTCATCTGAAAACTCCTATGTACTTTTTCCTCAGGAATCTGGCATTTATTGATCTTGGGTATTCCACTGCTATTGGACCAAAAATGTTGGGTAATTTTGTAATGGAGAGAAACACGATCTCCTATGCTGGATGTGCAACCCAGCTAGTTGTCTTTATAACATTAATTATAAGTGAACTTTTTATGCTTTCCGTGATGGCTTATGACCGCTATGTAGCCATCTGTAACCCTCTGCTCTATATGGTCATCATGTCGGACAGATTGTGCTGTCTTTTGGTGGCCATCCCATATCTCTACAGTACTTCTGTAGCACTGGTGATCACAATTAAGATTTTTAATTCATCTTCTTGGAAATCTAATGTCattagtcatttttattgtgATTGTCTTCCCCTATTAAGTATTTTATGGAATGATGCAAAAGATGGGGAATTAATAATTCTGAGCCTTTCTGCTTTTAATTTAAACTCCTCACTGCTAGCTATTCTTCTTTCATATGCTCTTATTCTTGTGGCCATTCTCAGGATGAACTCTGCTGAAGGCAGACACAAAGCTTTCTCCACCTGTGGCTCCCATCTCACAGTGGTGGTTGTATTCTATTCAACACTAACTTTTATGTACTTGCAGCCCAAGTCTAGTCACTCTTTTGAcacagataaaatggcttctgTCTTTTATACCCTGGTCATTCCCATGCTCAACCCATTGATCTATAGCTTGAGAAATAAGGAGGTAAAGGGGGCCTTGAAAAAAGCTCTAGAAAACCGATTCAAATGTGTTCTTTAA